One window from the genome of Pseudomonas fluorescens encodes:
- a CDS encoding Gfo/Idh/MocA family protein gives MRELGIGLIGTGFMGRAHALAFHNAKAVFDLPLNLTLAALADADPQRARQCAQSWGFETAHSDWQQLIDDPKVNLIAITTPNHLHFPMAMAALAAGKPVYCEKPLAVSLEQAEQMRQAARAAGVVTRVGYNYQHNPIIQLARDMIQRGELGQIISFQGEFSEDFMADPASPWSWRCEASHAGGALADLGSHLLAMARHLLGDVEAVCADSQTVHHQRPASAGNAEQRAIAVDDHVHGLLRFANGARGTVSSSWLKHGYKNHLSFEISGTLGTLAFDQERLNELRLCRAGQPGFQRLLAGPDLPGYAAFSPAAGHQLGYNELKTLEVQELIMALAGEGGSGTDFDEAWEVERLAAAIRMAAREQRWVKVSEL, from the coding sequence ATGCGTGAACTCGGCATCGGTCTGATTGGCACCGGCTTCATGGGCCGTGCCCATGCCTTGGCGTTCCACAATGCCAAGGCGGTGTTCGACCTCCCCCTGAACCTGACACTCGCGGCCCTGGCCGACGCCGATCCGCAGCGTGCCCGGCAGTGCGCCCAAAGCTGGGGGTTCGAGACGGCCCACAGTGACTGGCAACAGCTGATCGACGACCCCAAGGTCAACCTGATCGCCATCACCACCCCCAACCACCTGCACTTCCCGATGGCCATGGCGGCGTTGGCGGCGGGCAAGCCGGTCTATTGTGAAAAGCCCCTGGCGGTGTCCCTGGAGCAGGCCGAGCAGATGCGCCAGGCGGCCAGAGCCGCCGGGGTAGTGACGCGGGTCGGCTACAACTACCAGCACAACCCGATCATCCAACTGGCGCGGGACATGATCCAGCGCGGCGAGCTGGGACAGATCATCAGCTTCCAGGGTGAGTTCAGCGAAGACTTCATGGCCGATCCCGCTTCGCCGTGGTCATGGCGTTGCGAAGCGAGCCACGCCGGTGGCGCACTGGCCGACCTGGGCAGCCACTTGCTGGCCATGGCCCGACACTTGTTGGGCGATGTCGAGGCCGTGTGCGCCGACAGCCAGACCGTGCATCACCAACGCCCTGCCAGCGCCGGCAATGCCGAACAACGGGCCATCGCGGTGGACGACCACGTCCACGGGCTGCTGCGTTTCGCCAATGGCGCCCGGGGCACGGTGAGCAGCAGTTGGCTCAAGCATGGCTACAAGAATCATCTGAGTTTCGAGATCAGCGGCACCCTCGGCACATTGGCCTTCGATCAGGAACGGCTCAATGAACTGCGCCTGTGTCGCGCCGGCCAGCCAGGTTTCCAGCGCCTGCTGGCCGGCCCGGACCTGCCCGGCTATGCCGCATTCAGCCCCGCCGCCGGGCACCAGTTGGGCTACAACGAATTGAAGACATTGGAGGTGCAGGAACTGATCATGGCCCTCGCTGGCGAAGGCGGCAGCGGCACGGACTTCGACGAGGCCTGGGAAGTGGAGCGGCTGGCGGCAGCGATTCGGATGGCGGCGCGGGAGCAGCGCTGGGTCAAGGTCAGCGAGCTGTAA
- a CDS encoding SDR family oxidoreductase, producing MSKTQLFDLDGKIAFVSGASRGIGEAIAKLLAQQGAHVIVSSRKLDGCQHVADAIIAAGGKATAIACHIGEMEQISQVFAGIREQFGRLDILVNNAATNPQFCNVLDTDLGAFQKTVDVNIRGYFFMSVEAGKLMRENGGGSIINVASINGISPGIFQGIYSVTKAAVINMTKVFAKECAQFGIRCNALLPGLTDTKFASALVKNDAILKTALAQIPLKRVADPSEMAGAVLYLASDASSYTTGVALNVDGGFLS from the coding sequence ATGTCCAAGACCCAGTTGTTCGACCTCGACGGTAAAATCGCCTTCGTTTCCGGCGCCAGCCGCGGCATCGGCGAAGCCATCGCCAAACTGCTGGCCCAGCAAGGCGCCCATGTGATCGTGTCCAGCCGCAAGCTCGACGGTTGCCAGCACGTGGCCGATGCGATCATCGCCGCCGGCGGCAAGGCCACCGCCATCGCCTGCCACATCGGGGAAATGGAGCAGATCAGCCAGGTGTTCGCCGGTATCCGCGAACAGTTCGGGCGCCTGGACATCCTGGTGAACAACGCCGCCACCAACCCGCAGTTCTGCAACGTCCTGGACACCGACCTGGGTGCGTTCCAGAAAACCGTGGACGTGAACATCCGCGGCTATTTCTTCATGTCGGTGGAAGCCGGCAAGCTGATGCGCGAAAACGGCGGCGGCAGCATCATCAACGTGGCGTCGATCAACGGCATCTCGCCGGGGATCTTCCAGGGCATCTATTCGGTGACCAAGGCCGCGGTGATCAACATGACCAAGGTCTTCGCCAAGGAATGCGCGCAGTTCGGCATCCGCTGCAACGCCCTGCTACCGGGCCTGACCGACACCAAGTTCGCCTCGGCGCTGGTCAAGAACGACGCCATCCTGAAAACCGCCCTGGCGCAGATCCCCCTCAAGCGCGTGGCCGACCCGAGCGAAATGGCCGGCGCGGTGCTGTACCTGGCCAGCGATGCGTCGAGCTACACCACGGGTGTGGCGTTGAATGTGGATGGTGGGTTCCTCTCCTGA
- a CDS encoding SpvB/TcaC N-terminal domain-containing protein — MDQPERLSITPPSLPKGGGAIQSIGSGWGEVGSTGKASFDLPLPISPGRGFAPALRLGYGSSVGNSLFGIGWVLSLGCVARRISKGVPAYTDDDVMLGPDGTVWMPERDDDAEIIRRPVDTYQGLDLGTVYQVARYFPRIEGAFERIEHWRSADDYPGFWLIHGADGSLHLYGFNASSRSTDLEDALRVGEWLLEESLNAHGEHILYEYAGEDHAGMPADTPRDFRAQCYLSRVRYGNAEANAHLYHWAPSQHERAQWHFDLIFDYGERDTGLTDIPAYAPTNTWPVRSDAFATYGYGFLLGNLRLCRQVLMFHHFAELGSEPRLVQRLLLEYHTTELGYNLLSAAHQQGYDEQGHIESRPPVAFSYAAFSTEDAGYQKFDAMPGLNDGQQYQLVDLYGEGIPGVLYRSDKAWYYREPLRAQAPQTPDEVSYDAWKRLDAIPVMDSRKPVRQSLMDLTGDGRLDWVMAQPGVSGFFTLNPDRHWSKFVTFGAFPVEFFHPQSQLADLMGGGLSDLALIGPRSVRLYANRRNEGFAAGKDVAHFVETAPDDRLPLLSQAQTELVAFSDVLGTGQQHLVRIRHNEIVCWPNRGHGRFDPGFRLGNLPYTYKSFDASRVLLADLDGSGAADLIYLTSEHVEIFMNRTGMGFETTPRILPWPPGVRYDRLCQVSAADLQGLGCSSLVLTVPHMKPRHWRCDFVQAKPYLLHRTNNNMGAAGEVFYRSSAQEWLDEKQALLAANLEIASYVPFPMPVSVRQIRLDEITGNQLTQCFEYRQGFYDGQEREFRGFGLVLQTDSETTGDEQRQVGFTAPVLRKSWFHTGRTPDLPGLDYDRSDSAAQPLGMALLLAPQGDAPDEIIGNANDETRHDMAYALAGVLLRVEVFGLDAADPLQARPYSVQQSRYAVRLWQGRDDYQPYCRMQPLELESIVYTYERQPDDPLCQHHINLAWDRYGALTHEVTVDYARRKTIDDTPPFDDVHEQTWWRAAHDDAQRFYYLNEHRAQFIHLDDQQAVRLGLPYLSRNNVMVLSKTVLRPQDISHEALFDRLNAPPGGEFQRVLAHLSEQRYQHAGQTLPAGQASFEALADYLESAELDETALQAYASVLSPEELADKLPGLGYHSMAAVLPTEPDRVLWSTRKGFMTYAGPEGFYRLISARPTESQGPTDIVFDAYHCLPLSVTTADGCSTRVAEVDYRFLLPRRIVDPNQNIQEARYDGFGELSASSFHGTERGIEVGFDPIDQHQPGIRLPTEAIAAPDAALQGAASACFRDAFSWVQRREPVHAAVLQADRYPQPPDNPERKIRIAVQCWDGFGRSLQSKQKVEPGTAYQIAEDGSLVLDDDQPVSAPAAERWRVSERVEYNNKGLAVRIYRPYFADGYRYINDESFRRFGHCDQQFYDPLGRPTLTVTAMGYWRRQRYLGWYGIGEDENDTLFDRGLSDE, encoded by the coding sequence ATGGATCAACCGGAACGCTTGAGCATCACCCCTCCTTCGTTGCCAAAGGGCGGCGGAGCCATCCAGAGCATCGGCAGCGGCTGGGGCGAAGTGGGTTCCACCGGCAAGGCGTCCTTCGACTTGCCGCTGCCGATTTCTCCAGGACGCGGTTTCGCCCCTGCCCTGCGGCTCGGTTACGGCAGCAGCGTGGGCAACAGCCTGTTCGGAATCGGCTGGGTGCTGTCGCTGGGCTGCGTCGCACGGCGGATCAGCAAGGGCGTACCGGCCTACACCGACGACGATGTCATGTTGGGCCCCGACGGCACGGTGTGGATGCCGGAGCGCGATGATGACGCCGAGATCATTCGCCGGCCTGTCGACACGTATCAAGGTCTGGACCTGGGCACGGTCTATCAGGTCGCGCGTTATTTTCCGCGTATCGAGGGTGCTTTCGAACGTATCGAACACTGGCGGTCAGCGGATGACTACCCAGGGTTCTGGTTGATTCACGGGGCCGATGGCAGCCTGCATCTGTATGGTTTCAACGCTTCGTCACGCAGCACCGACCTCGAAGACGCCCTGCGTGTCGGCGAGTGGCTGCTGGAAGAAAGCCTGAACGCCCATGGCGAACACATTCTCTATGAATACGCGGGCGAAGATCATGCGGGCATGCCCGCCGATACGCCGCGGGACTTTCGCGCCCAGTGTTACCTGAGCCGAGTGCGCTATGGCAATGCCGAAGCGAACGCGCACCTTTATCACTGGGCGCCGTCCCAACACGAACGAGCCCAGTGGCACTTCGACCTGATCTTCGATTATGGCGAGCGCGACACCGGGTTGACGGACATCCCCGCCTACGCGCCGACGAATACGTGGCCGGTACGCAGCGATGCTTTCGCCACCTACGGCTACGGTTTCCTGCTGGGCAACCTGCGTCTGTGCCGGCAAGTGCTGATGTTCCACCATTTCGCTGAACTGGGCAGCGAACCACGGCTGGTGCAGCGCTTGCTGCTGGAGTACCACACCACCGAACTGGGCTATAACCTGCTGTCTGCCGCGCATCAACAAGGCTACGACGAACAAGGGCACATCGAGTCGCGCCCACCGGTGGCGTTCAGCTACGCGGCGTTTTCGACCGAAGATGCCGGGTACCAGAAATTCGATGCCATGCCCGGCCTCAACGACGGCCAGCAATACCAGTTGGTCGACCTGTATGGCGAGGGTATTCCCGGTGTGCTCTATCGCAGCGACAAGGCCTGGTACTACCGCGAGCCGCTGCGCGCCCAGGCGCCCCAAACACCGGATGAGGTGAGCTACGACGCGTGGAAACGCTTGGACGCCATCCCGGTCATGGACAGCCGCAAACCGGTGCGCCAGTCATTGATGGACCTCACTGGCGATGGCCGGCTGGATTGGGTCATGGCGCAACCCGGCGTGAGTGGCTTTTTCACCCTCAACCCGGATCGCCACTGGTCGAAGTTCGTCACCTTTGGTGCCTTCCCCGTGGAGTTCTTCCATCCACAAAGCCAACTGGCCGACCTGATGGGCGGTGGATTGTCCGACCTGGCCTTGATCGGCCCACGCAGTGTGCGGTTGTACGCCAATCGTCGAAATGAAGGCTTCGCGGCGGGCAAGGATGTCGCGCATTTCGTCGAAACGGCCCCCGACGATCGCCTGCCCTTGTTGAGCCAGGCGCAGACCGAATTGGTGGCGTTCAGTGATGTGTTGGGCACTGGCCAACAGCATCTGGTGCGCATTCGCCACAACGAAATCGTCTGTTGGCCCAACCGTGGCCACGGTCGCTTCGACCCAGGCTTCCGTCTCGGGAACCTGCCTTACACCTACAAGTCTTTCGATGCCTCGCGGGTGCTGCTTGCCGATCTGGACGGTTCCGGCGCCGCTGACCTGATCTACCTCACCAGCGAACACGTCGAAATCTTCATGAACCGCACCGGCATGGGGTTCGAGACCACCCCACGGATCCTGCCCTGGCCCCCGGGCGTGCGTTATGACCGTCTGTGCCAGGTCAGCGCCGCCGATTTGCAAGGCCTCGGCTGTTCCAGCCTGGTGCTGACCGTACCGCACATGAAGCCCCGGCACTGGCGCTGCGACTTTGTCCAGGCCAAGCCCTATCTGCTGCACCGTACGAACAACAATATGGGCGCGGCAGGCGAAGTGTTCTACCGCAGCTCAGCCCAGGAATGGCTCGATGAAAAACAGGCACTGCTGGCGGCGAACCTGGAAATCGCCAGTTATGTACCGTTTCCGATGCCCGTGTCCGTGCGGCAGATCCGGCTGGATGAAATCACCGGCAATCAGTTGACCCAGTGCTTTGAATACCGACAGGGTTTTTACGACGGGCAGGAACGCGAATTCCGCGGCTTTGGCCTGGTGCTGCAAACCGACAGCGAAACCACCGGCGACGAACAGCGCCAGGTCGGCTTTACCGCGCCGGTACTGCGCAAAAGCTGGTTCCATACCGGGCGCACGCCCGACCTGCCGGGGCTGGACTATGACCGTTCGGACAGCGCGGCCCAGCCCCTGGGCATGGCCTTGCTGCTGGCACCCCAAGGTGACGCACCGGACGAGATCATCGGCAACGCCAATGACGAAACCCGCCACGACATGGCCTACGCCCTGGCCGGCGTGTTGCTGCGGGTCGAGGTATTCGGCCTAGACGCCGCCGACCCGTTGCAGGCCCGGCCCTATTCGGTGCAGCAATCGCGCTATGCCGTGCGCCTGTGGCAAGGGCGGGACGACTACCAGCCGTACTGTCGGATGCAACCGCTGGAACTGGAGTCCATCGTCTACACCTACGAGCGCCAGCCGGACGACCCGCTGTGCCAGCACCACATCAACCTGGCCTGGGATCGTTATGGCGCGCTCACCCACGAAGTGACGGTCGACTATGCCCGACGCAAAACTATCGACGACACGCCCCCGTTCGACGACGTCCATGAACAAACCTGGTGGCGTGCCGCCCACGATGACGCGCAGCGTTTCTACTACCTGAATGAACACCGCGCCCAGTTCATTCACCTGGACGATCAGCAAGCCGTTCGCCTGGGCTTGCCCTACCTGTCCCGGAACAACGTGATGGTGCTGTCGAAGACGGTGCTGCGGCCGCAAGACATCTCCCATGAGGCGCTGTTCGACCGCCTCAATGCCCCGCCCGGCGGAGAATTCCAGCGAGTGCTGGCCCACTTGTCCGAACAGCGCTATCAACACGCCGGCCAGACCTTGCCGGCGGGACAGGCCAGCTTCGAGGCCTTGGCCGACTACCTTGAATCCGCCGAGCTGGATGAGACAGCGCTACAAGCGTATGCGTCAGTGCTCAGCCCCGAAGAGCTGGCGGACAAACTCCCTGGGCTCGGTTATCACTCCATGGCCGCCGTGTTGCCGACGGAACCGGACCGGGTGTTGTGGTCGACGCGCAAGGGGTTCATGACCTATGCCGGACCGGAGGGATTCTACCGGCTGATCAGCGCCCGGCCCACTGAAAGCCAGGGGCCGACGGACATTGTTTTCGATGCCTATCACTGCCTGCCACTCAGCGTCACCACGGCTGACGGATGCAGCACCCGCGTGGCCGAAGTCGACTACCGGTTCCTGCTACCCCGGCGCATCGTCGATCCGAACCAGAACATTCAGGAGGCCCGCTATGACGGTTTTGGCGAGCTGTCGGCCAGCAGCTTCCATGGCACCGAGCGCGGCATCGAGGTCGGTTTCGACCCAATAGACCAGCACCAGCCGGGTATCCGTTTACCGACCGAAGCCATTGCCGCCCCCGACGCCGCCCTGCAAGGCGCGGCCAGCGCCTGTTTTCGCGATGCCTTCAGTTGGGTGCAGCGCCGTGAGCCGGTACACGCCGCCGTCTTGCAAGCCGACCGCTATCCGCAACCGCCGGACAATCCCGAACGCAAGATCCGTATCGCCGTGCAGTGCTGGGATGGCTTTGGCCGGAGTCTACAGAGCAAACAAAAGGTCGAGCCAGGTACGGCCTATCAGATCGCGGAGGACGGCAGCCTGGTGCTGGACGACGACCAACCGGTGAGCGCGCCGGCCGCCGAGCGTTGGCGGGTCAGCGAACGGGTCGAGTACAACAACAAAGGTCTGGCGGTGCGCATCTACCGACCGTATTTCGCCGACGGCTATCGCTACATCAACGATGAATCGTTTCGCCGATTCGGCCATTGCGACCAGCAGTTCTATGACCCACTGGGTAGACCGACCTTGACGGTCACGGCCATGGGGTATTGGCGGCGGCAGCGGTATCTAGGTTGGTATGGGATTGGCGAAGACGAGAATGACACCTTGTTTGACAGAGGGCTGAGCGATGAGTGA
- a CDS encoding Tc toxin subunit A, with the protein MSESNPLLSHLVDATEAPADGTKEEKVDFVTAMERLDIQSVFDIVRQPKGLFCQRLAKFSDADGELAYDNALCYAVQIARLYREKQVTSDSARPASKRTGVRALVDIGPSYPNLFKERWDEFCKVGALAAVDSPVAYLSALYRLATTSLEEENTGDASKKIRLDVRRPDIKTLLIDQQATFKPLPMLDIANTVLSQGIERYLSGTPSAGTPLHRLFAAKYYPFSFPYTHAHHQCQLGLSQKKLMLGEINYLISPQLPVTGGNNYGRGQQHPTVAQQLFAGLSVEQYGVLTRSTPFSTYYISHSQLVQGWQGPSISNLNLFEARSTSYLLPQQEVIKRAEPEAHEIATSGGAMSTQVTLAFSKSGEADKDTVLSFGVRRIRENTNYAINRYSPVKAQPACTYIQYLPADNAGASLQVSPGYQVTFDMLVATLGADNSTQLLEKQRFTLALDEAYVLTGPEQEFFRTYYGMEVMTLNTASLSNLNTFMARTGLNADQVEALLSQRSQRPRLSANCPSLNPLVNGVQFNLPYPHASHYGACYVNGVGSDRFDASAENPDFDRFDNSMGLKETFEDGRSEWSITKTSLNRFDRLQRMIRLQRWMNIPFAELDTLVVSAIRGCGENNLDMALNGDVMRVLGLFRYFSSHYQITAEEFAAFFHHLPPYATGDRTPLFDQVFNSPSLFDTPFVLDQQAFDLTSADPADQKTAYQLCAGLGVQLTEGSLLQLANITIAHVGPLTRSLETVSSLYRQARIARMLDLSIEDYCALLDLLGGEAYQKNLATGRFRLGGGAPDIADILMHMDWAVTWLRDTKRKVGDVRRLLSRDPYEFLPLQTLLERLNRLAAELTPALVSPSELDRLSLPVKDDQNADIAWRALLRTRLLNDQGLVTGGYPYPETLEDTTVQMIDRTLAQVLQPLHLSNDVKTSIQAKLGECLVNGYARQLQLLEGLLQDTLGLPMALAESVVQWSNNTTHGLLSEVLAMPTQGQNTALTERFQPLLCHAAVARHLGISERALRTFLREPAWLGLANNASNLTLASLYYLERYGLLLDTLGKSEAEWLAYLALANSPDKARKAKDRAATINDSANTALAQLLGWQPGEVKTLCDTLPDGRATQWLQMEWVYRCQQVCQTTGLGAASVLLCAGVSAYSNSTSWLPLGEAMMAASR; encoded by the coding sequence ATGAGTGAGTCCAATCCGTTATTGAGCCATCTCGTTGACGCTACCGAGGCACCTGCGGATGGGACGAAGGAAGAGAAAGTCGACTTCGTCACTGCGATGGAACGCCTCGATATCCAGTCGGTGTTTGATATCGTCCGGCAACCCAAGGGACTTTTTTGCCAACGCCTGGCCAAGTTCAGTGATGCCGATGGCGAACTGGCCTATGACAATGCCTTGTGCTACGCGGTACAAATTGCCCGTTTGTACCGCGAAAAGCAGGTGACTTCCGACAGCGCTCGTCCCGCGTCCAAACGCACAGGGGTTCGCGCCCTGGTGGATATCGGCCCCAGCTATCCCAACTTGTTCAAGGAGCGTTGGGACGAGTTCTGCAAAGTCGGTGCACTGGCGGCGGTGGATTCTCCGGTGGCTTACCTGAGTGCCCTCTATCGCCTGGCAACGACGTCATTGGAGGAGGAGAACACGGGCGACGCGTCGAAGAAGATTCGTCTGGATGTTCGCCGGCCCGATATCAAGACCTTATTGATCGACCAACAAGCGACCTTCAAGCCCCTGCCGATGCTGGATATTGCCAACACGGTCCTGAGTCAGGGGATCGAACGTTATCTGTCCGGTACGCCTTCCGCAGGAACGCCGCTTCACCGTTTGTTTGCCGCGAAGTATTACCCCTTCAGTTTTCCGTACACCCACGCTCATCACCAGTGCCAGTTGGGGTTGTCCCAGAAAAAACTGATGCTGGGTGAGATCAACTATTTAATCAGTCCACAACTGCCCGTCACGGGCGGCAACAATTACGGCCGAGGGCAGCAACACCCCACAGTCGCGCAACAGCTGTTTGCAGGGTTGAGCGTCGAGCAATACGGCGTGTTGACGCGATCTACACCGTTCAGCACTTACTACATTTCGCATTCCCAACTGGTCCAAGGCTGGCAGGGACCAAGCATTTCCAACCTGAATCTATTTGAGGCCCGCTCGACCAGTTACCTGTTGCCCCAGCAAGAGGTGATCAAGCGTGCAGAACCCGAGGCGCATGAAATTGCGACTTCGGGAGGGGCCATGAGCACTCAGGTAACGCTTGCTTTCAGCAAATCCGGCGAGGCCGATAAAGACACTGTATTGAGCTTTGGCGTTCGCCGGATCAGAGAAAATACAAATTATGCGATCAACCGTTACTCCCCGGTCAAGGCTCAACCAGCATGCACGTATATTCAATATCTACCGGCTGATAATGCAGGTGCCTCGCTGCAAGTAAGTCCCGGTTATCAAGTGACCTTCGATATGCTCGTGGCGACGTTAGGTGCTGATAACAGTACCCAACTTCTCGAAAAACAGCGCTTCACCCTGGCACTCGATGAAGCTTACGTGTTGACCGGTCCAGAGCAGGAATTCTTTCGTACCTACTACGGCATGGAGGTGATGACGCTGAACACGGCGTCCCTGTCGAACCTGAACACCTTCATGGCCAGGACCGGATTGAATGCCGACCAGGTCGAGGCCCTGCTTTCCCAACGCAGCCAGCGCCCTCGGCTATCGGCCAATTGCCCGTCCCTCAACCCTTTGGTAAACGGTGTGCAGTTCAATCTACCCTATCCGCACGCGTCACATTATGGGGCCTGTTACGTGAACGGCGTGGGCTCCGACAGGTTCGATGCGTCCGCCGAAAACCCGGACTTCGACAGGTTCGATAACTCCATGGGGCTCAAGGAAACCTTTGAGGACGGGCGCAGCGAATGGTCCATCACCAAGACGTCTCTGAACCGTTTCGACCGCCTGCAACGCATGATTCGCCTGCAACGCTGGATGAACATCCCCTTCGCCGAACTGGATACCCTGGTGGTCAGTGCCATTCGCGGCTGCGGTGAAAACAACCTGGACATGGCGCTCAATGGCGATGTCATGCGTGTTCTGGGGCTATTTCGCTATTTCAGCAGCCACTATCAGATCACCGCTGAAGAGTTCGCGGCGTTTTTCCATCACCTGCCCCCCTACGCCACGGGAGACCGGACCCCACTGTTCGACCAGGTATTCAACAGCCCGAGCCTGTTCGATACGCCGTTCGTACTGGACCAGCAAGCATTCGATCTTACCAGCGCAGATCCCGCCGATCAGAAAACCGCCTATCAGCTCTGCGCCGGCCTTGGCGTTCAATTGACTGAAGGTTCTCTGCTGCAACTGGCGAATATCACGATTGCCCATGTCGGTCCCTTGACGCGTTCGTTGGAGACCGTCTCCTCGCTTTACCGCCAGGCCCGTATCGCGCGGATGTTGGATCTGTCGATTGAGGATTACTGTGCCTTGCTGGACTTGCTGGGGGGCGAAGCCTATCAGAAGAATCTCGCCACGGGCCGGTTCCGCTTGGGCGGCGGCGCGCCGGATATCGCCGATATATTGATGCACATGGACTGGGCCGTTACCTGGCTCAGGGACACTAAACGCAAAGTCGGTGATGTGCGGCGTCTGCTGAGCCGAGACCCGTATGAGTTCCTCCCGCTACAAACGTTGCTGGAGCGTTTGAATCGATTGGCGGCCGAGTTGACGCCGGCGCTCGTCAGCCCATCGGAGCTGGATCGGTTGAGCCTTCCGGTAAAAGACGACCAGAACGCGGACATCGCCTGGCGCGCCTTACTCAGAACCCGATTGCTCAACGATCAGGGGCTGGTGACCGGTGGCTATCCCTATCCAGAGACTTTGGAGGATACAACGGTCCAGATGATCGACCGCACTCTGGCGCAAGTACTCCAGCCTCTGCATTTATCAAATGACGTCAAGACAAGCATTCAGGCGAAGCTCGGCGAGTGCCTGGTCAATGGCTACGCACGACAACTGCAGCTGCTTGAAGGCCTGCTGCAAGATACCCTGGGCTTGCCCATGGCCCTGGCGGAGAGTGTCGTCCAATGGAGCAATAACACCACACATGGCTTGCTGTCCGAGGTGCTCGCGATGCCGACCCAGGGCCAGAACACCGCCCTGACTGAGCGTTTTCAGCCACTGCTGTGCCATGCCGCCGTCGCACGGCATCTGGGGATCAGTGAACGTGCGCTGCGAACATTCCTCCGTGAACCGGCCTGGCTAGGCCTCGCGAACAACGCATCGAACCTTACCCTGGCCAGCCTCTACTACCTTGAGCGCTACGGCCTTTTGCTCGACACCCTGGGCAAATCGGAAGCCGAGTGGCTTGCTTATCTGGCGCTCGCAAACTCCCCCGACAAAGCCCGGAAAGCCAAAGATCGAGCGGCAACCATCAACGACTCAGCCAACACAGCGTTGGCCCAACTACTGGGCTGGCAGCCCGGCGAAGTGAAAACCTTATGCGATACCTTGCCGGATGGTCGTGCGACCCAATGGCTTCAGATGGAGTGGGTGTACCGCTGCCAACAGGTGTGCCAGACGACGGGGCTTGGGGCCGCCTCCGTGCTGCTGTGCGCGGGGGTGAGCGCCTACAGTAACAGCACCAGTTGGCTCCCTTTGGGCGAAGCCATGATGGCTGCAAGTCGCTGA